The Candidatus Korarchaeota archaeon NZ13-K genome segment CCCCTCGCTCGCTCAGACGCTCGGGGTCAACGTTTCGAGGATGCTCCTGATCTCATGGTTCATAGCGGGGGCAATAGCCGGTGTGGCCGGCGCCCTCATGCCCTTCTACGTAATGTGCAACACCTACACGGGGATCCTCTACATAGCCGAGATGTTCTGCGCCAGCATAGTTGGAGGCCTGGACTATCTCTTCGGGGCTCCGCTGGGTGGCTTCCTCATAGGGTTCGCCAAGGTGCTCCTACTGTCGGTGGCAGCGTCCCTCATAGGCCCGGATATGATAAACTACGATCTGATAATACCTCTCGGCGCCATGGTCGTGACCCTGGCCCTGCTTCCCAAGGGGCTGGCTTCCCTGATAGCGAGGAGGTGATCCCATGCAGGTACTGGAGGAGGTTCTTATCTTCGTCAGCAGCTTCGTCGCAATATACTCGGTCTACCTGATAGTGACAGTCAGCCTGAACGTACAGAGGGGCTTCGCCGGAATACCGCAGTTCGGGCTTGTCCTCCCCGTAGCCGGCGGAGCCTACGTCGTGGGGAACCTCGCCAACAAGATAGCCCTATGGATGCTCGGGATGAAAACTGATCTCGATCCGGTAATGGAGAGCTCAGCGGTGCTCTCCCTGGTGAATCCCGTCCTGAGCTCCCAGCCCCATCTGGCCATGGGGCTGTTCCTGCTATGCCTCCTCATAGGCGCCGTGGTCGGTGCCGTGCTCGGGTTGCTGCAGGTCGCTCCGGCGATAAAGCTCAGGATAGATTACCTCTCAATAACCCTGCTGGCATTCGGGGAGATAATGAACGTTATAGCTAGGGCTTACAGGCCGCTGGTAGGTGGATCCTACGGGGTGCAAACCCCGATGGTCTTCGGATGGGCGGGGAAGTACACGATGGACGTCACAGCGCTCGTTATGCTCTTGATAGCCCTGCTCATATACGCTTACGCCGAGTACCTGGGAAGGACGCCCCTGGGGAGGACCCTGAAGGCCATAAGGGACAACGAGGTGGCCGCGGCGGCCCTGGGCAAGAGCATAGTCAAGTACAGGGCCATAGCTATAGTGATAGGATCGGCCTTCTGCGGTGTAGCCGGGGCCCTATGGGGATTCTACAACGGTAGCGTCATCCCGGGACAGTTCACTAGGTTCAACTGGACGTTCCTACCCTGGCTCATGATATTCCTGGGGGGACTAGGGAACAACAAGGGGGCCCTGGCCGGGGCCACTGTGTTCGTGGTGATCGATAGGCTCATAACATACTACAAGCATGAGTTCACCGGCCTGCTGCCCTTCGAGGTCATCTGGCTCTACCAGATAGTACTAGGGATCCTGACCGCCATCATACTGATCTACAGACCCCAGGGAATCCTGCCGGAGAGGCCTTACATACCGAAGGACGTGAGGGAGAGGCTCGGGAGGAGAGCTGGTAGATCATGATCCCCCATTTCCCTTTTTTGGGAGGGAGCTCCCATGGAGAGGATCCTGAGGAGGCTAATTGAGTGGGAGCCCCCGGCCGGCTGGCAGATCATAACGACCCTCGACATGCACACTGAGGGCGA includes the following:
- a CDS encoding branched-chain amino acid ABC transporter permease, with translation MQVLEEVLIFVSSFVAIYSVYLIVTVSLNVQRGFAGIPQFGLVLPVAGGAYVVGNLANKIALWMLGMKTDLDPVMESSAVLSLVNPVLSSQPHLAMGLFLLCLLIGAVVGAVLGLLQVAPAIKLRIDYLSITLLAFGEIMNVIARAYRPLVGGSYGVQTPMVFGWAGKYTMDVTALVMLLIALLIYAYAEYLGRTPLGRTLKAIRDNEVAAAALGKSIVKYRAIAIVIGSAFCGVAGALWGFYNGSVIPGQFTRFNWTFLPWLMIFLGGLGNNKGALAGATVFVVIDRLITYYKHEFTGLLPFEVIWLYQIVLGILTAIILIYRPQGILPERPYIPKDVRERLGRRAGRS
- a CDS encoding branched-chain amino acid ABC transporter permease encodes the protein PSLAQTLGVNVSRMLLISWFIAGAIAGVAGALMPFYVMCNTYTGILYIAEMFCASIVGGLDYLFGAPLGGFLIGFAKVLLLSVAASLIGPDMINYDLIIPLGAMVVTLALLPKGLASLIARR